Proteins encoded in a region of the Manduca sexta isolate Smith_Timp_Sample1 chromosome 9, JHU_Msex_v1.0, whole genome shotgun sequence genome:
- the LOC115446848 gene encoding uncharacterized protein LOC115446848 isoform X1 has translation MNKQLNNEDITEILNELKRLINRLDKRILPHYAGTDKLAEKFHPNILYALKQEHEVIINSREIKQTFSRSVGPGLLSTDHGVHTEEPFNAEVAVSSVESNCIDTRESSQETEGDIIRTLEETDAFNDENSSADNNCPSSGQHEIQNDLCDSRDTTDDEDILDLMIYESDHDDDHNSSDDIVVTNSMAREDDASMDNFVTQNKREHENNENIDPETNLNKLNNQNLHIEDTINDDEYRYCFPYLKTKTCKKPKCKFIHDFPTTEIMHKILKKLYKKPLFDLLTSYSLKRIYGDCFAKAFSQRHDLKNLFTIMMEFLEHSPKVKITDRIINTTLNYFNNYYKNINLTPYKKILLAYVCPEKQLYMVLFERVLRRKINNENDFKSFKRVCLLLTDFIIDNCREVDMSTTEIFMNKICNVQYDQSLTKALMNMMRRTSAEIFENPAIQRLEEVIKRNAALYEQYLQLKDAKRKKDNGVKNYNIGSQVQNYVNEVTSTSISNNLQYSSKRNNGATDITERGINHPIPNGSEDLPDSTVPYKDTDDLTIADYERNSREISNNYYMSGKNYSQDRTWCLFYILGRCNRHNCSYRHGEPDLEEFNKLLNQIKEEKLFTLIKHQPIVKKYGKCLAQKFYEQKSTKLLVMLAVECLMLADIIPDIKTDVMNVTLRYFNKPEIDVRLCEDLLNKKIQTKSVQSLLLKQLLTNDTLAESTNALIFLINSISASNETFGYYAAESILERVCSTYSTNLARSFMNVIRLTYPKILKHSLISRFEELLATDKDLLEQYKVLKTANNKGDVDTRRIANETVSSSNVTMDIVTQNRRRSTDETSSKANSARPKPAASIKRRRFTNHNPVAQTPEPSPVIPPHPHRKPIKIFPCHWAPLIGTSSSKPEGSQQRNGQADSP, from the exons atgaataaacaattaaataatgaagaTATCACAGAAATTCTAAATGAATTAAAACGGCTTATAAACAGGCTTGATAAACGCATATTGCCTCATTATGCAGGTACTGACAAGCTCGCTGAAAAGTTCCATCCTAACATCCTATACGCATTAAAACAAGAACATGAGGTGATCATTAACTCtagagaaataaaacaaacgttTTCACGGTCAGTTGGTCCTGGTTTACTGTCAACTGATCATGGTGTTCATACTGAAGAACCTTTTAATGCAGAAGTCGCTGTGTCGTCAGTTGAATCGAATTGTATCGATACAAGAGAGTCGAGTCAAGAAACAGAGGGAGATATAATTAGGACATTGGAGGAAACAGATGCATTTAACGATGAAAATAGTTCAGCAGACAATAATTGTCCATCAAGTGGACAGCATgaaattcaaaatgatttatgTGATTCCCGAGACACGACAGACGATGAGGATATTCTAGACTTGATGATATACGAATCGGATCATGATGACGATCATAATTCATCCGATGACATAGTTGTCACGAATTCTATGGCGAGGGAAGATGATGCTTCTATGGATAATTTCGTCACACAAAACAAAAGAGAACAcgaaaacaatgaaaatatagatcctgaaactaatttaaacaaacttaataatcaaaatttgCACATCGAGGACACTATAAACGATGATGAATATAGATATTGCTTTCCTTacctaaaaacaaaaacatgtaaGAAACCTAAATGCAAATTCATACATGATTTTCCAACCACAGAGATTATGCACaagatattaaagaaattatataaaaaaccattATTTGATTTGCTAACTAGTTACAGTCTTAAACGAATATACGGAGATTGCTTTGCTAAAGCGTTTTCCCAAAGACATGACTTAAAGAATCTCTTTACAATCATGATGGAATTTTTAGAACATTCACCAAAAGTGAAAATTACGGATCGCATAATAAACACCactctaaattattttaataattattataaaaacatcaatcttacgccatataaaaaaatattattagcatatGTATGTCCAGAGAAACAATTGTACATGGTGCTGTTCGAGCGGGttttaagaagaaaaataaataatgaaaatgattttaagTCATTCAAACgggtttgtttgttattaactGATTTTATAATCGATAATTGTAGAGAAGTTGACATGTCCACTACAGAAATATTCATGAACAAAATTTGTAATGTGCAATACGATCAAAGCTTGACAAAAGCGTTAATGAATATGATGCGACGTACAAGTGCAGAAATATTCGAAAATCCCGCAATACAGCGTCTAGAGGAAGTCATAAAACGCAATGCAGCACTCTatgaacaatatttacaattaaaagacGCCAAGAGGAAGAAAGATAATggtgttaaaaattataatattggatCTCAAgttcaaaattatgttaatgaaGTCACGAGTACTTCGATaagtaacaatttacaatattcttCTAAGAGG AATAATGGAGCAACAGATATCACTGAAAGGGGAATCAACCATCCCATTCCAAATGGTTCTGAAGATTTGCCTGATTCTACTGTACCTTATAAGGATACCGACGATTTAACAATTGCGGATTATGAAAGAAATTCACgtgaaataagtaataattattatatgtctgGAAAGAATTATTCACAAGATAGAACATGGtgcttattttatatattaggtcGTTGTAACAGACATAATTGTAGTTACCGACATGGGGAGCCAGATCTAGAAGAATTCAATAAACTGCTGAACCAGATCAAAGAGGAAAAGTTATTTACCTTGATCAAACACCAGCCCATAGTAAAGAAATACGGGAAATGCCTCGCTCAAAAGTTTTATGAACAAAAATCTACTAAACTATTGGTGATGTTGGCTGTGGAGTGCTTGATGTTAGCAGACATCATACCAGATATTAAAACTGACGTAATGAATGTAACATTACGTTACTTCAACAAGCCTGAAATTGATGTTCGTCTTTGCGAAGAccttctaaataaaaaaatacaaacgaaGTCTGTTCAATCGCTGctgttaaaacaattattaactaATGACACTCTTGCAGAATCCACGAATGCACTCATTTTCTTGATAAATTCAATAAGTGCAAGTAATGAAACGTTTGGTTACTATGCCGCAGAATCTATTCTGGAAAGAGTTTGCTCAACATACAGTACCAATTTGGCAAGATCTTTTATGAATGTCATTCGTCTTACCTAcccaaaaatacttaaacattcCTTAATATCTCGATTCGAAGAATTATTGGCAACGGACAAAGATCTTCTCGAGCAGTATAAAGTTTTGAAAACCGCCAATAATAAAGGCGATGTAGATACACGTCGAATTGCTAATGAAACAGTTAGCTCGTCAAATGTTACTATGGACATTGTTACACAAAATCGTAGGCGGAGTACG GACGAAACATCTTCAAAGGCCAACAGTGCACGTCCCAAGCCTGCTGCCTCCATAAAGAGACGGCGCTTCACAAACCACAACCCGGTGGCCCAGACACCTGAACCGAGTCCTGTCATACCGCCTCATCCGCACAGAAAGCCAataaag ataTTTCCTTGCCATTGGGCCCCCCTCATTGGTACTTCGAGTAGTAAACCGGAGGGAAGTCAGCAAAGAAATGGCCAAGCAGATTCGCCTTga
- the LOC115446848 gene encoding uncharacterized protein LOC115446848 isoform X2: MSGKNYSQDRTWCLFYILGRCNRHNCSYRHGEPDLEEFNKLLNQIKEEKLFTLIKHQPIVKKYGKCLAQKFYEQKSTKLLVMLAVECLMLADIIPDIKTDVMNVTLRYFNKPEIDVRLCEDLLNKKIQTKSVQSLLLKQLLTNDTLAESTNALIFLINSISASNETFGYYAAESILERVCSTYSTNLARSFMNVIRLTYPKILKHSLISRFEELLATDKDLLEQYKVLKTANNKGDVDTRRIANETVSSSNVTMDIVTQNRRRSTDETSSKANSARPKPAASIKRRRFTNHNPVAQTPEPSPVIPPHPHRKPIKIFPCHWAPLIGTSSSKPEGSQQRNGQADSP, from the exons atgtctgGAAAGAATTATTCACAAGATAGAACATGGtgcttattttatatattaggtcGTTGTAACAGACATAATTGTAGTTACCGACATGGGGAGCCAGATCTAGAAGAATTCAATAAACTGCTGAACCAGATCAAAGAGGAAAAGTTATTTACCTTGATCAAACACCAGCCCATAGTAAAGAAATACGGGAAATGCCTCGCTCAAAAGTTTTATGAACAAAAATCTACTAAACTATTGGTGATGTTGGCTGTGGAGTGCTTGATGTTAGCAGACATCATACCAGATATTAAAACTGACGTAATGAATGTAACATTACGTTACTTCAACAAGCCTGAAATTGATGTTCGTCTTTGCGAAGAccttctaaataaaaaaatacaaacgaaGTCTGTTCAATCGCTGctgttaaaacaattattaactaATGACACTCTTGCAGAATCCACGAATGCACTCATTTTCTTGATAAATTCAATAAGTGCAAGTAATGAAACGTTTGGTTACTATGCCGCAGAATCTATTCTGGAAAGAGTTTGCTCAACATACAGTACCAATTTGGCAAGATCTTTTATGAATGTCATTCGTCTTACCTAcccaaaaatacttaaacattcCTTAATATCTCGATTCGAAGAATTATTGGCAACGGACAAAGATCTTCTCGAGCAGTATAAAGTTTTGAAAACCGCCAATAATAAAGGCGATGTAGATACACGTCGAATTGCTAATGAAACAGTTAGCTCGTCAAATGTTACTATGGACATTGTTACACAAAATCGTAGGCGGAGTACG GACGAAACATCTTCAAAGGCCAACAGTGCACGTCCCAAGCCTGCTGCCTCCATAAAGAGACGGCGCTTCACAAACCACAACCCGGTGGCCCAGACACCTGAACCGAGTCCTGTCATACCGCCTCATCCGCACAGAAAGCCAataaag ataTTTCCTTGCCATTGGGCCCCCCTCATTGGTACTTCGAGTAGTAAACCGGAGGGAAGTCAGCAAAGAAATGGCCAAGCAGATTCGCCTTga
- the LOC115452872 gene encoding uncharacterized protein LOC115452872: MKDPFAKDCIDSPTRESLKNVEGCYNKNLFKNTSFANSRRALQSGADKISRTFRSVRNTFGNLSQHFRLGGRRRHRLTETGSPCRTPTTPVMKKKQILGRTPTKLYSPFGIETPHSRDFRMSPYMPDTPDHGLSPKRRKGVAHSWHLLAKKRPRALFH; this comes from the exons ATGAAGGATCCTTTCGCGAAAGATTGTATCGATTCTCCTACAAGGGAGAGTTTGAAGAATGTTGAAGgctgttacaataaaaatttgtttaagAACACATCGTTCGCTAACTCACGTCGTGCCTTGCAGTCCGGCGCGGACAAAATCTCTAGAACGTTTCGGAGCGTCAGAAATACATTCGGCAATTTGTCGCAG CATTTCAGACTTGGTGGCAGGCGTCGACACCGTTTGACAGAGACTGGGTCTCCGTGCAGAACACCTACTACTCCAGTCATGAAGAAGAAACAG ATATTAGGCAGGACTCCCACCAAGTTGTACAGCCCGTTCGGGATCGAGACGCCGCACAGCCGCGACTTCAGAATGTCGCCGTATATGCCTGATACACCGGATCAcgg ATTGTCGCCCAAACGTCGCAAAGGCGTCGCGCATTCATGGCACTTGTTAGCCAAGAAAAGACCGCGGGCTCTTTTccattga